Proteins from a genomic interval of Phycisphaerae bacterium RAS1:
- the tadA_1 gene encoding tRNA-specific adenosine deaminase, with protein MRDAFLTAAIEEARLGLAEGGIPIGSVLVIDGKIVGRGHNRRVQKGSAILHAEMDCLENAGRLKARDYARSTLYSTLSPCPMCSGAILLYKIPRVVIGENRTFRGPEFINQVLGVELTNLDDAECIQLMMDFIAARPELWNEDIGV; from the coding sequence ATGCGCGACGCTTTTCTTACCGCCGCGATCGAGGAAGCCCGGCTCGGCCTGGCCGAGGGCGGCATTCCCATCGGCTCGGTTCTGGTCATCGACGGGAAGATCGTCGGCCGCGGGCACAACCGCCGCGTGCAGAAGGGCAGCGCCATCCTGCACGCCGAGATGGACTGCCTGGAGAACGCCGGCCGCCTGAAGGCCCGCGACTACGCCCGGTCGACGCTCTACTCGACGCTGTCCCCCTGCCCGATGTGCAGCGGGGCGATCCTGCTTTACAAAATTCCGCGCGTGGTAATCGGCGAGAATCGCACGTTTCGCGGGCCAGAGTTCATCAATCAGGTGCTGGGCGTGGAGCTGACGAACCTGGACGACGCCGAGTGCATCCAATTGATGATGGACTTCATCGCGGCCCGGCCGGAGCTGTGGAATGAGGATATCGGCGTCTGA
- a CDS encoding Competence protein A — protein MALRRSQSAVALDVGAAGVAMCRLARRGDRIALDGWNLLEDPLRDRPADPREDPIVRQRVARLVRQQRWQGCDAAVALKPPDVAFHFAAVPEAMESSPREQWLTMLRFEAARQMKAEPDELEVDFWRLPQAARGGVGVLIAAVRRETLDVWCGLLDEVGLIPARVDAAPCALVRAAQRGVTDAEPSALWGVLDIGMNSALLVLFKNQTCVFVRGLSVTGDSLTAGVQEALGVDFHTAETLKRTYRPPYRSDAGQRAEDVGGDVATAVAADVRSVVHGLVRTRVRVMASEIERAFGYIMENNPDAVPRTLWLSGGGSRLSGLAPMLHGLLGIGVELLDPCGDVAVGRGAAAPSESQRAKLALCIGAAMGDFI, from the coding sequence ATGGCCTTACGACGCTCACAATCCGCAGTCGCGCTGGACGTCGGCGCCGCCGGCGTGGCAATGTGCCGCCTGGCGCGCCGCGGCGATCGGATCGCGCTCGACGGATGGAACCTGCTCGAAGACCCGCTCCGCGATCGACCGGCCGATCCGCGCGAAGATCCGATCGTGCGTCAGCGCGTGGCGCGGCTGGTGCGGCAGCAGCGCTGGCAGGGATGCGACGCCGCGGTCGCGCTCAAGCCGCCCGACGTCGCGTTTCACTTTGCCGCCGTTCCGGAGGCGATGGAGTCCAGCCCGCGCGAGCAATGGCTGACGATGTTGCGATTCGAGGCGGCCCGGCAGATGAAGGCCGAGCCCGACGAGCTGGAGGTCGATTTCTGGAGGCTGCCGCAGGCGGCCCGTGGCGGCGTGGGCGTACTCATTGCGGCCGTGCGGCGCGAGACGTTGGACGTCTGGTGCGGGCTGCTCGACGAAGTGGGGTTGATTCCAGCTCGCGTGGACGCAGCGCCATGCGCCCTGGTCCGCGCCGCGCAGCGCGGGGTGACAGACGCGGAACCGTCCGCACTTTGGGGCGTTCTGGACATCGGCATGAACAGCGCGCTGCTCGTGCTGTTCAAGAACCAGACCTGCGTCTTCGTGCGCGGGCTGTCGGTCACCGGCGACAGCCTGACCGCCGGCGTGCAGGAAGCGCTCGGCGTCGATTTTCACACGGCGGAAACCCTCAAACGAACCTACCGCCCGCCGTACCGATCTGACGCCGGGCAGCGCGCCGAGGACGTGGGTGGGGACGTGGCGACCGCCGTTGCCGCTGATGTGCGCTCCGTGGTGCATGGTCTGGTGCGCACGCGGGTGCGCGTGATGGCCAGCGAGATCGAGCGTGCGTTCGGCTACATCATGGAAAACAACCCGGACGCTGTGCCGCGCACGCTGTGGCTGAGCGGTGGCGGATCGCGGCTCTCGGGATTGGCGCCGATGCTGCACGGGCTATTGGGAATCGGGGTGGAGCTGCTGGACCCATGCGGCGATGTGGCGGTCGGTCGCGGCGCTGCCGCGCCGTCGGAATCGCAGCGGGCGAAACTGGCGCTATGCATCGGCGCCGCCATGGGGGACTTCATATGA
- a CDS encoding response regulator PleD: protein MNWFTEHRLLLERVGAAVLLTGGAACCHFLRLYYPQFGSALVFFVVIIVSASLILLARGLGARIGAGLGVVVGLSLTIGLSRQSTDQLPEQLAFAVIAAAVLGLLGLLSGTGAAEVRPLSAPRRVRIIDAAEVPDRELRDEADTATLRMTPSAPDDIIGGILMDFGTWLDREAVGRMDSAPAAWPVFDQFLRNTLQQRLAARGVRVFRLSDDGDKLLSLSTPAAGAALEPISARIGLIGHVLTSGRVYAADDPDHGELIDELAFRSAEPSSEPGGGDPNACSDVDVLSHRWTWLLPIRSGRRTAGLVAVAAIGRQGFGGLTMAGILRDQIQVFWAAVRAFQALAQTRKTDQQSGILNRSELLRQVNEVVRNSTRDGEPTMVLALAIEGMRRLDDSGDWRRRDMLIEKLGQVLRARVRTDDILGRFSDDRFIVVLRRLDSALGTLIAEKLLEHVRSDVLTPIQLSDGETRARGESGDSQLAVRAGLAGTGAFSLVGTDLAHGDAGATAAGLAAGGGEAVLERALGLLDYARSQRIDMATDLMEGLPPGLSRDAGARGGVARGEGAP, encoded by the coding sequence ATGAACTGGTTCACCGAACATCGCCTGCTGCTGGAGCGTGTGGGCGCGGCCGTCCTGCTCACGGGTGGCGCGGCCTGCTGTCACTTTCTGCGGCTCTACTACCCGCAATTCGGGTCGGCGCTGGTTTTCTTCGTCGTCATTATCGTGTCCGCCTCGCTGATTCTCCTGGCGCGCGGCCTGGGGGCGCGCATTGGCGCCGGGCTGGGGGTCGTGGTCGGCCTGAGCCTGACGATCGGGTTGAGCCGGCAGTCAACCGACCAGTTGCCCGAGCAGCTCGCCTTTGCGGTCATCGCCGCCGCCGTGCTCGGTTTGCTGGGCCTGCTTTCAGGCACGGGGGCGGCCGAGGTTCGGCCGCTCAGCGCGCCGCGGCGCGTTCGGATTATCGATGCGGCGGAAGTTCCGGATCGGGAGCTGCGCGACGAAGCAGATACGGCGACGTTGCGGATGACTCCTTCGGCGCCCGACGACATCATCGGCGGCATCCTGATGGACTTCGGGACCTGGCTGGACCGCGAGGCGGTGGGACGGATGGACTCGGCGCCGGCGGCCTGGCCGGTGTTCGATCAGTTCCTGCGGAACACGCTGCAACAGCGGCTTGCGGCACGCGGCGTGCGGGTGTTTCGACTTTCGGATGACGGCGACAAGCTCCTGAGTCTGAGCACGCCGGCGGCCGGGGCGGCGCTCGAACCCATCAGCGCCCGGATCGGCCTGATCGGGCATGTGCTGACCTCGGGCCGCGTGTACGCGGCCGACGACCCGGACCACGGCGAGTTGATCGACGAATTGGCGTTTCGCTCCGCTGAGCCGTCGTCCGAGCCGGGCGGCGGCGACCCGAACGCATGCTCTGATGTGGACGTGCTGTCCCACCGTTGGACGTGGCTGCTTCCGATTCGATCGGGCCGGCGCACGGCCGGGCTGGTGGCGGTGGCGGCCATCGGGCGGCAGGGCTTCGGGGGGCTGACGATGGCGGGCATTCTGCGCGACCAGATTCAGGTGTTCTGGGCGGCGGTGCGCGCGTTTCAGGCGCTGGCGCAGACGCGAAAGACCGACCAGCAGAGCGGCATCCTGAACCGCTCCGAGTTGCTGAGACAGGTGAATGAGGTCGTGCGGAATTCGACCCGCGACGGCGAGCCGACGATGGTGCTGGCGCTCGCGATCGAGGGGATGCGCCGCCTCGACGACTCTGGCGACTGGCGGCGGCGCGACATGCTGATCGAGAAGCTCGGACAGGTGCTGCGCGCCCGTGTGCGCACAGACGACATCCTCGGTCGCTTCAGCGACGATCGCTTCATCGTCGTTCTGCGCCGGCTGGACTCGGCCCTGGGGACGCTGATCGCGGAGAAGTTGCTCGAGCACGTGCGCAGCGACGTACTCACACCGATTCAACTTTCCGATGGTGAGACACGGGCGCGGGGGGAGTCGGGCGACTCGCAGTTGGCGGTTCGCGCCGGGCTGGCCGGAACGGGCGCGTTCTCGCTGGTCGGAACGGACCTCGCCCACGGCGATGCCGGCGCGACCGCCGCCGGTCTGGCCGCGGGAGGCGGCGAGGCGGTGCTGGAGCGGGCGCTCGGGCTTCTGGATTACGCCCGCAGCCAGCGAATCGACATGGCCACTGACCTGATGGAAGGCTTGCCGCCGGGTTTGTCGCGTGACGCCGGCGCGCGCGGCGGCGTTGCGAGAGGCGAGGGCGCCCCATGA
- the parD1 gene encoding Antitoxin ParD1: protein MCYSHAMARRTSINVSLTPQLERFVARKVAAGRYGTASEVVREGLRLLEERDRERDARLDEIRRKISVGLEQLQRGEARPADEVGGELRRALRRRRRQAR, encoded by the coding sequence ATGTGCTATAGTCACGCCATGGCGAGAAGAACCAGCATCAACGTGTCCCTGACGCCGCAACTGGAGCGGTTTGTCGCGCGCAAGGTCGCGGCCGGCCGCTACGGCACGGCCAGCGAGGTGGTGCGCGAAGGGCTGCGGCTGCTGGAGGAGCGCGACCGGGAGCGCGACGCGCGGCTCGATGAAATCCGTCGGAAAATCAGCGTTGGTCTAGAACAACTGCAGCGCGGCGAGGCGCGCCCGGCTGACGAAGTCGGCGGCGAGTTGCGCCGGGCGCTGAGGCGCAGGCGGCGACAGGCCCGATGA
- the pilE gene encoding Fimbrial protein precursor — MKYLGMKRAFSLVELIVVVVIIGILAAIAIPRFSRGAAGAGDSNIRGNLSVLRNAIELYYYEHGEYPAEKGDGTNAAGAEAALIAQLTKFSTDEGVVSDTKTASARFGPYLRTGIPACPVAPRLGKTGVNMVSGTTVPAYTSSAATAGWVYNYQTGQVCVNSDGTDAEGVSYDAY, encoded by the coding sequence ATGAAGTATCTGGGTATGAAAAGAGCATTCAGCCTTGTCGAACTGATCGTGGTCGTGGTGATTATCGGCATTCTCGCGGCAATCGCGATTCCGCGCTTCAGCCGCGGGGCGGCAGGCGCCGGCGACTCGAACATTCGCGGCAACCTCTCGGTGCTGCGCAATGCGATCGAGCTGTATTACTACGAGCACGGCGAGTATCCGGCCGAGAAGGGCGACGGCACCAACGCCGCCGGTGCGGAAGCAGCGCTCATCGCGCAGCTCACCAAGTTCAGCACCGATGAAGGCGTGGTTTCCGACACCAAGACCGCCAGCGCCCGTTTTGGTCCATACCTGCGGACCGGCATTCCGGCCTGCCCTGTGGCCCCGCGGCTGGGCAAGACCGGCGTGAACATGGTTAGCGGCACGACGGTCCCGGCGTATACATCGAGCGCCGCCACCGCCGGCTGGGTCTATAACTACCAGACCGGCCAGGTGTGCGTGAACTCTGACGGCACGGATGCCGAAGGCGTCAGCTACGACGCGTACTAG
- the trxB gene encoding Thioredoxin reductase, which produces MASEQLVIIGSGPAGLTAAIYAARAALNPLCIEGFNAGGLIPGGQLMFTTDVENYPGFPEGVMGPKMMKAFRDQAARFGTRFITEDAAEVDFSKRPFTIKTDEKTVQAQAVIIATGARANWLGLPSEKRLAESGGGVSACAVCDGALPAFRNQDLVVIGGGDSAIEEGSYLTKFARKVYLVHRRDELRASKAMQERFFRLVKEGKMEPVWDSTVVDVLGDAQISGVRLKNLKSGVQRDLPCKGMFLAIGHTPNSAIFQKFLQTDDKGYIKLQNPAGMYGTQTNVAGVFAAGDVADHVYRQAVTAAGTGCMAALDAERWLAANEV; this is translated from the coding sequence ATGGCGTCCGAGCAACTCGTCATCATCGGCTCCGGCCCGGCCGGATTGACCGCCGCCATCTACGCCGCCCGTGCCGCCCTGAACCCGCTCTGCATCGAGGGCTTCAACGCCGGCGGGTTGATCCCCGGCGGACAGCTCATGTTCACGACCGACGTCGAGAATTACCCCGGCTTCCCCGAGGGCGTGATGGGCCCGAAGATGATGAAGGCCTTTCGCGACCAGGCCGCGCGCTTCGGCACGCGCTTCATCACAGAGGACGCCGCCGAGGTTGATTTCTCCAAGCGGCCCTTCACGATCAAGACCGATGAGAAAACGGTCCAGGCCCAGGCGGTCATCATCGCCACCGGCGCGCGCGCCAACTGGCTCGGCCTGCCCAGCGAAAAGCGCCTCGCCGAAAGCGGCGGCGGCGTCTCGGCCTGCGCCGTCTGCGACGGGGCGCTGCCGGCCTTCCGAAATCAGGACCTGGTCGTCATCGGCGGCGGCGACTCGGCCATTGAAGAGGGCAGCTACCTCACCAAGTTCGCCCGAAAGGTCTATCTCGTTCATCGCCGCGATGAGCTGCGCGCCAGCAAAGCGATGCAGGAGCGGTTTTTCCGGCTTGTGAAGGAAGGGAAGATGGAGCCGGTCTGGGATTCGACCGTCGTGGACGTGCTCGGCGACGCCCAGATCAGCGGCGTTCGTCTCAAGAACCTGAAGTCCGGCGTCCAGCGCGACCTGCCCTGCAAGGGCATGTTCCTGGCCATCGGCCACACGCCCAACTCGGCGATTTTCCAGAAGTTTCTTCAAACGGATGACAAGGGCTACATCAAGCTCCAGAATCCGGCCGGCATGTACGGCACGCAGACGAACGTCGCGGGCGTCTTCGCCGCCGGCGACGTGGCGGATCACGTGTATCGGCAGGCGGTGACGGCGGCGGGGACGGGATGCATGGCGGCGCTGGACGCGGAGAGGTGGCTGGCGGCGAATGAAGTCTGA
- the cysC gene encoding putative adenylyl-sulfate kinase — MPQQVSTNITWHEGHVERAQRYELLKQRGATIWLTGLSASGKSTIAYTVEHALVERGRLAYVLDGDNIRHGLNKNLGFSPEDRTENIRRIGEVAKLFADAGVLTFTSFISPYRSDRDAVRKAHADAGLPFIEVFVKASIDVCESRDPKGLYKKARAGEIKDFTGVSASAPYEEPLAPELIIDNGALTPQQAAAALLDLLETRGLLRGG, encoded by the coding sequence ATGCCTCAGCAGGTTTCCACCAACATCACCTGGCACGAGGGCCACGTCGAACGCGCCCAGCGCTATGAGCTGCTGAAACAGCGCGGCGCCACCATCTGGCTCACCGGCCTTTCCGCCAGCGGGAAAAGCACCATCGCGTACACCGTCGAGCACGCCCTCGTCGAGCGCGGCCGCCTCGCTTACGTCCTTGACGGGGACAACATCCGCCACGGCCTCAACAAAAATCTCGGCTTCTCCCCCGAGGACCGCACCGAGAACATCCGCCGCATCGGCGAGGTCGCCAAGCTCTTCGCCGACGCGGGGGTGCTGACGTTCACGAGCTTCATCAGCCCGTACCGCAGCGACCGCGACGCGGTCCGCAAGGCGCACGCCGACGCCGGCCTGCCGTTCATCGAGGTGTTCGTGAAGGCCTCGATCGATGTGTGCGAATCCCGCGACCCAAAGGGTCTCTACAAGAAAGCCCGCGCCGGCGAGATCAAGGACTTCACCGGCGTGTCGGCCTCCGCGCCCTATGAGGAGCCGCTCGCTCCCGAACTGATCATCGACAACGGCGCCCTCACGCCGCAGCAGGCGGCCGCCGCACTTCTGGACCTGCTCGAAACTCGCGGCCTGCTGCGCGGCGGCTAA
- a CDS encoding STAS domain protein has product MKVDVERQGSVSVIVPRDAITEASTETVEQAVSGETSSGGVRLVIDMTHVPFVDSAGIECLVRMARTGSSTALRLRVASLSETVREALYLTGTLKQLSVYDSVESAVRSYL; this is encoded by the coding sequence ATGAAGGTCGACGTGGAACGGCAGGGCAGCGTTTCGGTCATTGTGCCGCGCGACGCCATCACGGAGGCCTCCACGGAAACGGTGGAGCAAGCCGTGAGCGGCGAAACCAGCTCCGGCGGTGTTCGGCTGGTGATCGATATGACGCATGTGCCATTCGTGGACAGCGCCGGGATCGAATGTCTCGTAAGAATGGCCCGGACCGGATCGTCGACGGCGCTGCGGTTGCGCGTGGCGTCGCTGAGCGAGACGGTGCGTGAGGCGCTCTACCTGACCGGGACGCTCAAGCAGCTTTCGGTGTACGACTCGGTGGAATCGGCGGTGCGAAGCTACCTCTAG
- the epsE_2 gene encoding Type II secretion system protein E — translation MLLKRSQKLGNLLLEQGVIKEDDLQRALEAQKSGRKRLGETLVDLGIVTSDTLVNAIGRQIGVPGCTLRHGLIDPKVARLIDYDEARRLKVLPLFLVGGRLTVAMAEPQSLPTIDRIAQLTGFEVNPVLALESNISEYLDKYLKSQVNVESFLTSLTESDVEVVEREAADDAGASEIDRMVDGSPIINLVNLAILSAVRHNASDIHVEPDRNGTRIRYRIDGTLQCLMTPPAGMHAAIVSRIKVIGKMDVSERRLPQEGRVHVVAEGRNIDLRVSTMPTLLGEKVVIRILDASKLNVSLEQLGFEGAGLDEFQRMLRNPHGLVLVTGPTGSGKTTTLYCALDQLKDYGRNVLTVEDPVEYQLDLVNQIQINEQIGLSFPRALRSILRQDPDIILVGEIRDSETARVAVQAALTGHLVLSTLHTNTSPGAVVRLIDMGVEPYLLASALLGAVAQRLVRKNCPHCIASYYPSEAALSDAGRAGENRRIYRKGEGCSKCHGTGFSGRVAAFEIMTVDNVLRSLVQQGTAEDELVRHLTAGGWVDLRASGLQIADRGISTLEEVLRVTHIETDTRVRAERGAARPSAGVEAQETCA, via the coding sequence ATGTTGCTCAAGCGCTCGCAAAAACTCGGCAATCTCCTGCTGGAGCAGGGCGTCATCAAGGAAGACGACCTGCAACGCGCCCTCGAAGCGCAAAAATCGGGCCGCAAGCGGCTGGGCGAGACGCTGGTCGATCTGGGCATCGTCACTTCCGATACGCTCGTCAACGCGATCGGGCGTCAGATCGGCGTGCCCGGCTGCACGCTGCGGCACGGACTGATCGATCCGAAAGTGGCGCGGCTGATCGACTACGACGAAGCCCGCCGCCTGAAGGTGCTGCCGCTCTTCCTGGTGGGGGGACGGCTGACCGTCGCGATGGCCGAGCCGCAGTCGCTGCCGACGATCGATCGCATCGCGCAGCTCACCGGGTTTGAAGTGAACCCCGTCCTGGCGCTCGAATCAAACATCAGCGAATATCTCGACAAGTACCTGAAATCGCAGGTGAACGTCGAGTCCTTCCTGACATCGCTGACCGAGTCGGACGTGGAAGTCGTGGAGCGTGAGGCGGCGGATGACGCCGGCGCGTCCGAAATCGACCGCATGGTCGACGGCAGCCCGATCATCAACCTCGTCAACCTGGCGATTCTCTCCGCCGTCCGGCACAACGCCAGCGACATCCACGTCGAACCCGACCGCAACGGCACGCGCATCCGCTATCGCATCGACGGCACGCTCCAGTGCCTGATGACTCCGCCGGCGGGCATGCACGCCGCGATCGTCAGCCGCATCAAGGTCATCGGAAAAATGGACGTTTCGGAGCGGCGGCTTCCGCAGGAGGGCCGGGTGCACGTGGTGGCGGAGGGGCGGAATATCGACCTGCGCGTCTCGACCATGCCGACGCTGCTGGGCGAAAAGGTCGTCATCCGGATCCTGGACGCCTCGAAGCTCAATGTCTCGCTGGAACAGCTCGGGTTCGAGGGGGCCGGGCTGGACGAGTTTCAGCGCATGCTGCGCAATCCGCACGGTCTGGTGCTGGTCACCGGCCCGACCGGGAGCGGCAAGACGACGACGCTCTACTGTGCGCTCGACCAGCTCAAGGACTACGGACGCAACGTTCTGACGGTGGAAGACCCGGTCGAGTACCAGCTCGACCTGGTCAATCAGATCCAGATCAACGAGCAGATCGGCTTGTCGTTTCCGCGGGCGCTGCGCTCGATCCTGCGGCAGGACCCGGACATCATCCTGGTGGGCGAGATTCGTGACAGCGAGACCGCCCGCGTCGCCGTGCAGGCGGCGCTCACCGGCCACCTGGTGCTCTCGACGCTGCACACGAACACCAGCCCCGGCGCGGTTGTGCGTCTGATCGACATGGGCGTCGAGCCGTACCTGCTGGCGTCGGCGCTTTTGGGAGCGGTGGCGCAGCGCCTGGTTCGCAAGAACTGCCCGCACTGCATCGCCTCGTATTACCCGTCGGAAGCGGCGCTGTCGGACGCCGGCCGGGCGGGAGAGAACCGCCGCATCTACCGAAAAGGCGAGGGCTGCAGCAAATGTCACGGGACGGGCTTCTCGGGGCGCGTGGCGGCTTTCGAGATCATGACTGTGGACAACGTGCTGCGCTCGCTGGTGCAGCAGGGCACGGCGGAGGATGAGCTGGTCCGGCACCTGACGGCCGGGGGCTGGGTTGACCTGCGTGCCAGCGGACTGCAGATCGCCGACCGCGGCATCTCCACGCTGGAGGAGGTGCTGCGCGTTACGCATATCGAGACGGACACGCGCGTGCGGGCCGAACGCGGTGCGGCACGACCGTCCGCCGGCGTCGAGGCACAGGAGACCTGCGCATGA
- a CDS encoding Fimbrial assembly protein (PilN), with protein sequence MNAAPAATRASAGSATTINLLPQSIRLRAVIRRRSRTWMAVLSVTAAAVLAAGQWSWQVTRDAAAQRKALLTQRVRMRESQRAAAAAQLRHDALLREERALLHLRTRDSCAALLLAIAEAVPDEAVLRRVQWQAAAAVPSQRAPTSAPAGPPPVETSVRIEGYAASYEAVTRLLERLSSGGAFREVRLAGSGDEGLQGARVTSFAVVVRR encoded by the coding sequence ATGAATGCCGCACCCGCCGCCACCCGGGCTTCCGCCGGGTCGGCGACGACGATTAATCTGCTGCCGCAGTCGATCCGGCTGCGAGCCGTGATTCGCCGGCGGTCGCGCACGTGGATGGCGGTGCTGAGCGTGACGGCCGCGGCCGTGCTGGCGGCCGGGCAATGGTCATGGCAGGTGACGCGCGACGCCGCCGCCCAGCGGAAGGCGCTGCTGACGCAGCGCGTGCGGATGCGCGAATCTCAGCGGGCGGCCGCCGCGGCCCAGCTTCGACACGACGCGCTGCTGCGCGAGGAGCGCGCACTGCTTCATCTTCGGACGCGAGACTCGTGCGCGGCGCTGCTGCTGGCGATCGCGGAGGCGGTGCCGGACGAGGCCGTGCTGCGTCGCGTGCAGTGGCAGGCGGCCGCGGCCGTCCCGTCGCAGCGCGCGCCGACCAGCGCTCCCGCCGGCCCGCCGCCGGTTGAAACGAGTGTGCGGATCGAGGGCTACGCCGCGAGCTACGAGGCGGTGACGCGGCTTCTGGAGCGGCTCAGTTCGGGCGGGGCGTTTCGGGAAGTGCGTCTGGCCGGGTCGGGCGACGAAGGGCTGCAGGGCGCCCGCGTGACCAGTTTCGCCGTGGTGGTTCGGAGATAG
- a CDS encoding putative major pilin subunit → MVRRQMATAYGRAAFTLLELMVTMVIVGVIAAIAVPRMGAAADSAAYAASRRDHAQLQRQIELYAAEHMGVFPANSGDGTNAAHSSAAFVSQLTLNSRLSGVVSSSPSSSFLYGPYLRTGIPALKVGPKAGLNAVRVVTGTTRPDPSAAYAAGWVYSDTTGQIVPNIPDAATLEDAIVRLEGKSGVTGFGLGGGGAQIE, encoded by the coding sequence GTGGTCCGACGACAGATGGCGACTGCATACGGCCGCGCGGCTTTTACGCTGCTTGAACTCATGGTCACGATGGTGATCGTGGGCGTGATCGCGGCGATCGCCGTGCCGCGCATGGGCGCCGCCGCGGACAGCGCGGCCTACGCGGCCAGCCGCCGGGACCACGCCCAGCTCCAGCGGCAGATCGAGCTGTACGCCGCCGAGCACATGGGTGTGTTTCCAGCCAACAGCGGCGACGGCACGAACGCCGCTCACAGCAGCGCCGCCTTCGTGTCGCAACTGACGCTGAACAGCCGGCTTTCCGGCGTGGTTTCGTCCAGCCCGTCCTCGTCGTTCCTGTATGGTCCCTACCTGCGCACCGGGATTCCGGCGCTGAAAGTCGGCCCGAAAGCGGGGCTCAACGCCGTGCGCGTCGTCACGGGGACGACGCGGCCCGACCCGTCGGCGGCCTACGCGGCCGGCTGGGTCTACAGCGATACGACGGGACAGATTGTGCCGAACATTCCGGACGCCGCGACGCTTGAAGACGCGATCGTAAGGTTGGAAGGCAAGTCGGGCGTCACAGGCTTCGGGTTGGGCGGTGGGGGAGCGCAGATCGAATGA
- the gspF gene encoding putative type II secretion system protein F yields the protein MIFSYTAMSPQGSRLTETLEAADRRAAQRELLQRGLMVLSLEPHAALRGARAALGAAAASRPAVTSGGTTASARLTELVLFARQLAMMQKAGAALVPAVRAVQEQPGRAGWKALLADVAERLEGGVSLSDALRRHSRYFNGMMLSIIEAGESTGSLAESFTRVAAILELRARIRKRIIAAVAYPAMLLLLSIAVVVTMTTFVLPRFASLFAMLNSELPQITKLMLAASTHLQTWWPVMLLGMFAVPALAVLWARTPSGNDLLSRVVLRLPVIGKTVSAVVFARLLQLWAALLRSRVPLLEAIRHGREVSRNVVFRQLVDELETAVTEGRSMTQVLRSYPIVPPPVVAAISTGEESGRLGESMEFVGSWLEEESQSLISSATRLLEPAILILLGVVVGGVAISLFMPLFDIATAA from the coding sequence ATGATTTTCTCCTACACCGCGATGAGCCCTCAGGGGTCGCGGCTGACTGAGACGCTGGAGGCGGCCGATCGCCGCGCGGCGCAGCGCGAGCTGCTGCAGCGCGGGCTGATGGTGCTCTCCCTGGAGCCCCATGCGGCGCTGCGCGGGGCGCGCGCCGCGCTGGGCGCAGCGGCGGCGTCGCGGCCGGCGGTCACGTCCGGCGGGACGACGGCCAGCGCCCGGCTGACCGAGCTGGTGCTGTTCGCCAGGCAACTGGCGATGATGCAGAAAGCCGGCGCTGCGCTCGTGCCGGCCGTTCGGGCGGTGCAGGAGCAGCCCGGCCGCGCGGGGTGGAAAGCCCTGCTGGCGGACGTGGCCGAACGGCTGGAAGGCGGCGTCAGTCTGTCGGACGCGCTGCGGCGCCATTCGCGCTACTTCAACGGCATGATGCTGAGCATCATCGAGGCCGGCGAATCCACCGGAAGCCTGGCGGAGTCCTTCACACGTGTCGCCGCCATTCTTGAACTGCGGGCGCGCATCCGCAAGCGGATCATTGCGGCGGTCGCCTACCCGGCCATGCTGCTGCTGCTTTCGATCGCGGTGGTGGTGACGATGACGACCTTCGTCCTGCCGCGTTTCGCCAGCCTCTTCGCCATGCTGAACAGCGAGCTGCCGCAGATCACGAAACTGATGCTGGCGGCGTCCACGCACCTGCAGACGTGGTGGCCGGTGATGCTCCTCGGGATGTTCGCCGTGCCGGCGCTGGCCGTCCTCTGGGCGCGCACGCCATCGGGCAACGACCTGCTCAGCCGCGTTGTGCTGCGGTTGCCGGTGATCGGCAAGACCGTCTCGGCGGTGGTGTTTGCGCGGCTGCTGCAACTCTGGGCGGCGCTGTTGCGAAGCCGCGTGCCGCTGCTGGAGGCGATTCGCCACGGACGCGAGGTCAGCCGCAACGTCGTCTTTCGCCAGCTCGTGGACGAACTGGAGACAGCCGTGACGGAGGGCCGGTCGATGACGCAGGTGTTGCGAAGTTATCCGATCGTGCCGCCGCCGGTCGTGGCGGCCATCTCCACCGGTGAAGAGAGCGGACGGCTGGGCGAATCGATGGAATTCGTCGGGAGCTGGCTGGAAGAGGAAAGCCAGTCGCTGATCAGCAGCGCCACGCGGCTCCTGGAGCCGGCGATCCTGATTCTGCTGGGCGTGGTGGTCGGCGGCGTCGCGATTTCGCTGTTCATGCCGCTGTTCGACATCGCCACGGCGGCGTAG
- a CDS encoding Plasmid stabilization system protein, with protein sequence MSVRPSAAAADDLGEIVAYVSARSQSAAERILDAVEEALGQIDKAPGAGHVRGELPAGLRCWVVYSNVIIYKPATREVARILHGARDLGALFESE encoded by the coding sequence ATGAGCGTACGACCGTCCGCCGCCGCGGCCGATGATCTCGGCGAGATCGTTGCCTACGTATCGGCCCGCAGCCAGTCTGCCGCGGAGCGCATTCTTGACGCCGTCGAGGAGGCCCTTGGGCAAATCGACAAGGCTCCCGGCGCGGGCCATGTGCGTGGCGAGCTTCCGGCGGGCCTGCGTTGCTGGGTCGTGTACTCGAATGTGATCATCTACAAGCCGGCGACGCGTGAAGTCGCGAGAATTCTGCACGGCGCACGAGATCTTGGGGCACTTTTTGAGAGTGAGTGA